From the genome of Uranotaenia lowii strain MFRU-FL chromosome 1, ASM2978415v1, whole genome shotgun sequence, one region includes:
- the LOC129737805 gene encoding uncharacterized protein LOC129737805 has protein sequence MSKSTLKALLKRERQLYVIFDGTDRFIQTYQIDSDRCQLSSRLHVIDTVYSECFEIRSKIELLLDEEEQKDADSEVKGEIAKQREEENEKVLQQFDDRYFAIRGDILRLQGDKDALGVNTTSNSQSQSASGNTSRVKLPEIRLPSFSGKIREWITFRDSFRSLIHDNEHLTAMDKFIYLRSSLQGDALKEINNIELSEANYDVAWKTLQVRYENKKLIVKAHLDALFALEPLEKENYDGLNFLISEFEKNLMMLQKIGEPTESWSTILVYMLCSRLDSATLRQWETHYGSKEVPTYEELLLFLQGHCSVLQSITSARNPPSEARQTRSTVCNTTIRSVSRCPFCADPWHSPFQCGKFQRMKVPERMDAAIRNKLCRNCLMPGHFYRNCERGSCHHCQQKHHSMLHSRSSVPQPQFSAQYRQQSQTRSAQQILFQPQPQPMNQQQQHNSRPVQHAHTTTQHAQTHSHNTNTNPDNAQATTSQNYVALPFTPSRNILLSTAMIRVKVRFGNTLLARALLDSCSQHCLMTREFSRRLKFHETPTFLSVQGIGSSQMVSTKLVSAEVGSRSPRISQFKEWMQFFVLPRLTVDLPTAAFDPSILTLPSSACLADPGFYESGPIDVIIGAEFYMDLLLDGRMKPLENGPTLQNTVFGWIVSGRLPNNQNSVSQSEVYVCSVGDIQDQLTRFWELETCHVRSVQSIEESACEEIFKNTTVRDESGRFVVTLPKKEGFLNRIGDSRVIATKRFLSLEKRLSMDSELKRSYSEFIHEYQSLGHMSEVIDSSSQLNEVCYYLPHHAVLKPESTTTKLRVVFNASCKSSTGVSLNDALMVGPVVQDELIDIVLRFRLCQFAIVADIAKMYRMIQVQKSDQKLQKVLWRDSTDQPLRTYELLTVTYGTASAPYLATKCLQVLADQGSKPHPLASKILGRCFYVDDMLAGVDSIEEGVQLVKEMSELMDSAGMSLRKYVSNSSEILLEIPENLRDERSVLELDSSSSMVKTF, from the coding sequence ATGTCTAAAAGTACGCTGAAGGCTTTGCTAAAACGTGAACGGCAGTTATATGTTATTTTTGATGGTACGGATAGATTCATCCAAACCTATCAGATTGATAGTGATCGGTGTCAATTAAGTTCGAGATTACATGTGATTGATACTGTGTACAGTGAGTGTTTTGAAATACGGAGCAAAATTGAACTTTTGCTGGATGAAGAAGAGCAGAAAGATGCTGACAGTGAAGTCAAAGGAGAAATTGCCAAGCAACGTGAAGAGGAAAACGAAAAGGTTCTACAACAATTCGATGACCGATACTTCGCCATCCGAGGTGACATCCTTAGACTCCAAGGTGATAAGGATGCCTTAGGTGTGAACACAACCAGCAACAGTCAGAGTCAGTCTGCGTCAGGAAATACTTCGAGAGTAAAGCTACCAGAGATACGTTTGCCGTCCTTCAGTGGAAAAATAAGAGAGTGGATTACATTCCGGGATTCCTTCCGAAGCCTTATCCATGACAACGAGCATCTGACGGCTATGGATAAGTTTATATACCTACGTTCCTCTCTACAGGGTGATGCACTGAAAGAAATCAACAACATTGAGCTTTCAGAGGCAAACTACGATGTCGCCTGGAAAACTTTACAAGTTCGCTATGAAAATAAGAAGCTGATTGTGAAGGCTCATCTCGACGCTCTTTTCGCCCTCGAACCGCTGGAAAAGGAGAATTACGACGGTCTGAACTTCCTCATCAGCGAGTTTGAGAAAAACTTGATGATGTTGCAGAAAATCGGAGAGCCAACGGAGTCTTGGAGCACAATATTAGTCTACATGTTGTGTTCTAGGCTAGATTCTGCAACATTGCGCCAATGGGAGACGCATTACGGGTCTAAGGAGGTCCCAACGTACGAAGAGCTGCTTCTGTTCTTGCAAGGTCACTGCTCTGTTCTCCAATCAATCACCTCTGCAAGAAATCCACCATCCGAAGCCCGTCAGACGAGATCAACAGTTTGTAATACAACCATCAGATCAGTTTCACGTTGTCCGTTCTGTGCAGATCCATGGCACTCACCGTTCCAGTGTGGCAAATTTCAACGGATGAAGGTTCCCGAGCGAATGGATGCTGCCATTCGAAACAAGTTGTGTCGGAATTGTTTGATGCCAGGCCACTTCTACCGAAATTGTGAACGAGGTTCTTGCCATCATTGTCAGCAGAAGCACCACAGTATGTTACATTCTAGATCCTCCGTTCCACAGCCGCAGTTTTCGGCACAATACCGACAGCAGAGTCAAACGCGTTCGGCGCAACAAATACTGTTTCAACCGCAACCGCAGCCAATgaatcaacagcaacaacacaacTCAAGACCAGTACAGCATGCGCACACCACTACACAGCATGCACAAACCCACTcacacaacacaaacacaaatccAGACAACGCACAAGCCACCACAAGTCAGAATTACGTAGCACTTCCGTTTACACCGTCTCGTAATATTTTACTGTCCACGGCGATGATCCGAGTCAAGGTTCGTTTTGGAAATACACTTCTGGCACGTGCGCTGCTAGATTCGTGTTCTCAGCATTGTTTAATGACACGTGAATTCTCTCGACGGCTGAAGTTCCATGAAACCCCTACGTTTTTGTCGGTGCAAGGCATTGGCTCCTCTCAAATGGTTTCAACGAAGTTAGTTTCCGCAGAAGTTGGTTCTAGATCCCCCAGAATTTCTCAGTTTAAAGAATGGATGCAATTTTTTGTACTGCCAAGGTTAACAGTTGATCTGCCTACTGCTGCTTTTGATCCTTCGATCCTTACGCTGCCGAGTTCGGCCTGTTTAGCAGATCCTGGGTTTTATGAGTCTGGTCCAATTGATGTTATTATTGGAGCCGAATTTTATATGGATTTATTGTTGGATGGAAGAATGAAGCCGTTAGAGAACGGCCCCACATTACAGAATACAGTTTTTGGTTGGATTGTGTCTGGTAGATTGCCCAATAATCAAAATTCAGTTTCTCAGTCAGAAGTTTATGTCTGTTCAGTCGGTGATATTCAAGATCAGCTCACACGTTTTTGGGAGCTCGAAACATGTCATGTTCGCAGCGTTCAGTCGATTGAAGAGTCAGCTTGTGAAGAGATTTTTAAGAATACTACTGTCAGAGATGAGTCAGGAAGGTTCGTTGTAACTTTGCCTAAAAAAGAAGGTTTTTTGAATCGGATTGGAGATTCCAGAGTTATCGCCACGAAACGGTTTTTGAGTTTGGAGAAACGATTATCAATGGATTCTGAATTGAAAAGGTCGTATTCTGAATTTATTCATGAGTATCAGAGTCTTGGTCATATGTCAGAAGTTATCGACAGCTCAAGTCAGTTGAATGAAGTTTGCTACTATTTGCCGCATCACGCAGTGCTTAAGCCCGAAAGTACCACGACAAAGTTACGGGTGGTTTTCAACGCTTCCTGTAAGTCGTCGACAGGAGTCTCGTTGAATGATGCGCTTATGGTTGGCCCGGTTGTACAAGATGAGCTGATCGATATTGTTTTGCGATTCAGATTGTGTCAGTTTGCGATTGTGGCAGATATTGCCAAAATGTACCGTATGATCCAAGTTCAGAAATCAGACCAAAAATTGCAGAAAGTTCTTTGGCGAGACTCCACCGATCAACCCCTTCGCACTTACGAGTTGTTAACAGTAACTTACGGAACAGCGTCTGCGCCTTACTTGGCAACAAAGTGTTTGCAAGTCCTAGCCGATCAGGGTTCTAAACCTCATCCCTTAGCGTCGAAGATTTTGGGTCGTTGTTTCTACGTCGATGATATGCTTGCTGGAGTTGACAGTATCGAAGAAGGTGTACAGTTAGTCAAAGAAATGTCAGAATTAATGGACTCAGCAGGTATGTCTTTGCGAAAATACGTTTCGAACAGTTCAGAAATACTCTTAGAAATCCCTGAAAATCTTCGAGATGAACGTTCGGTTTTGGAGCTTGATTCATCAAGCTCGATGGTgaaaactttttga
- the LOC129737804 gene encoding uncharacterized protein K02A2.6-like, with product MFRDDPPANRAVAAAPAAAAVPVAVPPSFTIEPFDRNRMKWSRWVDRLEFSFTLFGIREDFRLFMLLHYMGGENYDIVCDKLSPRRPQEQTYAQIVALLEAHFNPVPLEILENFRFKCRKQGDERPEETIDEYLVALRKLAITCNFGDYLNTALRNQFVFGLKDRAIQARLLEVRDLTLDRARDTAVSMELSNKGGREIQLKQGRSEMNFVDHSRSAKATRSNTIKKKKSENMDAGKKKGECFRCGSPDHFANKCPYQNAVCRHCKVSGHLQKVCLKMKKNAKSDAKSVKSDANLLEESQESASEVISLDEVCKLDGVTVSPSPKYWLDVNVNSATIRFEVDTGAPVTIISVKDKEMYFPENAMLPSNLELVSFCDTKIKIRGMLKVSVNYKEKSMLLPLYVSNVKKHPLLGRQWLSVMRVDLNKIAYHDVHTIAAAAVPLKTTPAAVKSLVERYAVLYDESIGKIKGLSVKLCLKPNTNPVYIKARTVPFSLRGAVEKELDKLVSDGVLEKVNHSTWATPVVPVPKANNKVRLCGDYKITVNPNLVVDDHPLPTIEELFANVAGGEKFTKIDLTQAYLQLEVDPDDREVLTLNTHKGLYRPTRLMYGIASAPAIWQRLIEQILNGIPGVTVFLDDIRVTGPNDHVHLQRLEEVLKRLSSYNMRINLEKCHFFANEIEYCGYRIDKDGIHKVDKKIAAIQNMPRPENKEQIRSFVGLVNYYGRFFPNLSTTLYPLNNLLKNDVRFEWSKQCEEAFSKVKQEMQSDKFLVHYDPTLPLVLATDASPYGVGAVLSHVYSDGSERPIQYASQTLNATQQAYKQVDREAYGIIFGVRKFYQYLYGRRFTLLTDNQPLKQIFSDAKGLPKMSALRMQHYATFLQSFNYEIKFRPTGQHYNADAFSRLPLKEKTPENVIEETDYLEINMIETLPLTVEELAKATATDQSVKVLLEGLRNGKTVEPRDRFDVDQQEFTVQKGCVMRRIRVYIPPCLRVKVLAELHSTHFGTNRLKALARGYVWWEKIDQDIEEIVRNCNYCQSTRAEPTKAPTHCWETPTAPFERVHVDFAGPFMNTYFIVLVDAYTKWPEVRILNNITTATTIQICREYFATYGIPSVLVSDRGVQFTSEEFQRFLKMNGVYHKMGAPYHPATNGQVERFVQTFKAKLKSLQCDRSSIHAELCKILLAYRKTIHPATGKSPSMMLFNRQIRSRLDLLIPNSTTEAKKIDGKVRDIAEGARVAARDYLNKEKWKYGVVSEKLGKLHYHIRLDDGRTWKRHIDQIREVGQHLPNKNDQPTPVLIENDPVTETTVPVAIERTTMNTPVTPRVLPSGPKSPTKPPSMPARSTEDQVTEVALGPREAAANTGRSHDHQSPRRSGRVIRPPKKLDL from the coding sequence ATGTTTCGGGACGATCCGCCTGCTAATcgtgctgttgctgctgccccagctgctgctgctgttccaGTTGCCGTGCCGCCATCTTTCACAATTGAACCATTCGACCGAAATCGAATGAAGTGGTCAAGATGGGTGGACCGACTAGAATTTTCGTTCACCTTGTTCGGCATTCGGGAGGATTTCCGATTGTTTATGTTGCTGCACTATATGGGGGGAGAAAATTACGATATCGTTTGTGACAAATTATCACCCCGAAGACCGCAAGAGCAGACGTATGCTCAAATTGTGGCCCTGCTGGAGGCGCATTTTAATCCTGTGCCGTTGgagattttggaaaatttccgcTTCAAGTGCCGCAAACAAGGAGATGAACGACCGGAAGAGACAATCGACGAGTACTTGGTAGCACTTCGAAAGCTTGCTATCACATGCAATTTCGGCGACTATCTCAACACTGCTTTGCGGAACCAGTTCGTCTTTGGTTTGAAGGATCGTGCCATTCAAGCGCGGCTGCTTGAAGTGCGGGATCTCACTCTGGATCGTGCCCGGGATACTGCGGTTTCAATGGAGCTCTCCAACAAAGGCGGAAGAGAGATCCAATTGAAACAAGGAAGAAGTGAAATGAATTTCGTGGACCATTCTCGCTCTGCGAAAGCCACCCGGTCGAATACAATCAAGAAgaagaaaagtgaaaatatgGATGCCGGGAAGAAGAAAGGTGAATGTTTTCGTTGCGGAAGTCCAGATCATTTCGCAAACAAGTGTCCGTACCAGAATGCGGTGTGCAGGCATTGCAAAGTATCCGGACATCTACAAAAAGTGTGCCTAAAGATGAAGAAGAACGCGAAAAGTGACGCCAAGAGCGTAAAATCGGATGCAAATTTGCTCGAAGAATCACAAGAAAGTGCAAGTGAGGTTATATCCTTGGATGAAGTGTGCAAGTTAGACGGTGTCACCGTGTCACCATCCCCAAAGTATTGGTTGGATGTGAACGTAAATAGTGCTACGATACGGTTTGAAGTGGACACTGGTGCTCCAGTAACAATAATAAGTGTGAAAGACAAAGAAATGTACTTTCCTGAGAATGCGATGCTACCGTCTAACTTGGAGTTAGTGAGTTTTTGTGATACGAAAATTAAAATCCGAGGAATGCTGAAAGTGAGTgtaaattacaaagaaaaatcGATGCTGTTGCCGTTGTACGTTTCGAACGTGAAGAAACATCCGCTGCTGGGACGTCAGTGGTTGTCGGTGATGCGAGTTGATTTGAACAAGATCGCCTACCACGATGTCCATacgattgctgctgctgctgtgccGCTGAAAACAACGCCTGCTGCTGTGAAATCGCTTGTTGAGAGGTATGCTGTTCTCTACGACGAGTCGATTGGAAAGATAAAAGGGTTGTCCGTCAAGCTATGCCTGAAGCCAAATACGAATCCGGTCTACATCAAAGCCAGAACAGTGCCTTTCTCCTTACGTGGTGCTGTTGAGAAGGAGCTCGACAAGTTGGTGAGTGATGGAGTGCTCGAAAAAGTGAACCACAGTACATGGGCGACTCCCGTGGTTCCAGTCCCAAAGGCCAATAATAAAGTGCGACTCTGCGGTGACTACAAGATTACTGTCAATCCAAATCTGGTAGTTGACGATCATCCGCTGCCGACAATTGAGGAGCTTTTCGCCAATGTTGCTGGAGGCGAGAAGTTCACGAAGATCGACTTGACGCAAGCGTACCTGCAACTGGAAGTTGATCCGGATGATCGAGAAGTGCTGACTCTTAATACACACAAGGGTCTATACCGGCCGACGCGCCTGATGTACGGCATTGCGTCTGCACCTGCGATTTGGCAAAGATTGATCGAGCAAATACTGAATGGAATACCTGGTGTTACCGTGTTCCTGGACGATATTCGGGTTACTGGTCCGAATGATCATGTACATTTGCAACGGCTTGAAGAAGTTCTGAAGCGCCTCAGTTCGTACAACATGCGCATCAACCTGGAGAAGTGCCATTTCTTCGCGAACGAGATTGAATACTGTGGATACAGAATCGACAAAGACGGTATCCACAAGGTTGACAAGAAGATCGCTGCCATTCAGAACATGCCCAGACCGGAGAATAAGGAACAGATTCGCTCGTTCGTTGGACTTGTGAATTATTATGGAAGGTTCTTCCCAAACCTTAGTACGACTCTTTACCCGCTGAATAACCTGTTGAAGAATGACGTCCGTTTCGAGTGGTCGAAGCAATGCGAAGAAGCATTCAGCAAAGTCAAGCAAGAAATGCAGTCCGACAAGTTCCTTGTTCACTACGACCCAACCCTGCCGCTAGTTCTCGCTACTGATGCCTCACCCTATGGTGTCGGTGCGGTACTGAGCCACGTCTATTCCGATGGTTCGGAAAGACCAATCCAATACGCGTCTCAAACGCTCAATGCTACGCAACAGGCCTACAAGCAAGTTGACCGAGAGGCATACGGAATCATTTTTGGAGTTCGCAAGTTTTACCAGTACCTGTACGGGAGGAGATTTACTCTGCTAACAGATAACCAGCCATTGAAGCAGATCTTCTCCGACGCGAAAGGTCTCCCGAAAATGTCTGCCCTGAGAATGCAGCATTATGCTACATTTCTTCAGTCATTCAACTACGAAATCAAGTTCAGGCCTACCGGACAACACTACAATGCCGATGCTTTCTCACGTCTACCGCTGAAGGAGAAAACTCCGGAGAATGTCATCGAAGAGACGGACTACCTGGAAATCAACATGATCGAAACATTACCACTGACCGTAGAGGAGCTCGCTAAAGCTACTGCTACGGACCAGTCTGTGAAAGTACTGCTGGAAGGTTTGCGGAATGGGAAGACCGTCGAACCTAGAGACCGTTTCGACGTAGATCAACAGGAGTTCACGGTGCAGAAAGGCTGCGTCATGCGAAGGATTCGAGTTTACATTCCTCCGTGCTTGCGAGTGAAAGTGCTTGCCGAACTACACTCTACACACTTCGGCACAAATCGATTGAAGGCTCTCGCTCGAGGATACGTGTGGTGGGAAAAGATCGACCAAGACATCGAGGAGATCGTGCGCAACTGCAACTACTGTCAGTCCACCAGGGCTGAACCCACCAAAGCGCCGACGCACTGCTGGGAAACACCGACTGCACCATTCGAACGAGTTCACGTCGATTTTGCTGGTCCGTTCATGAACACATACTTTATTGTGCTTGTGGACGCCTACACGAAATGGCCTGAGGTGCGTATACTGAATAACATTACTACTGCTACTACCATCCAAATCTGTCGTGAATACTTCGCAACGTACGGAATTCCATCCGTCCTGGTGAGCGACCGTGGAGTTCAATTCACGTCCGAGGAGTTTCAaaggtttttgaaaatgaatggaGTCTATCACAAGATGGGTGCACCGTATCATCCTGCGACGAACGGTCAAGTCGAAAGATTCGTTCAGACATTCAAAGCGAAGTTGAAGAGTTTGCAGTGTGACAGATCATCGATACATGCTGAGTTGTGCAAGATTTTGCTGGCCTACCggaagacgatacacccagcaaCTGGTAAATCGCCTTCGATGATGCTGTTCAACCGACAGATACGATCTCGTTTGGATTTGCTGATTCCAAATTCAACAACCGAAGCCAAGAAGATCGATGGTAAGGTGCGCGACATCGCTGAGGGGGCGAGAGTTGCGGCCAGAGATTACCTCAACAAGGAGAAATGGAAATACGGTGTGGTTTCTGAAAAACTTGGAAAACTGCACTATCATATTCGACTCGATGATGGGAGAACCTGGAAACGCCACATAGACCAAATCCGAGAAGTAGGACAACATCTGCCGAACAAAAACGATCAACCTACACCTGTGTTGATTGAGAACGATCCTGTTACCGAGACAACAGTACCTGTGGCCATCGAGCGAACTACCATGAACACACCTGTGACTCCAAGAGTACTGCCGTCGGGTCCGAAGTCTCCTACCAAGCCACCATCCATGCCAGCTAGGTCTACAGAGGATCAAGTCACCGAAGTCGCCTTGGGTCCAAGAGAAGCTGCTGCCAACACTGGTCGTAGCCACGATCACCAATCACCAAGACGTTCGGGACGGGTCATCCGACCACCGAAGAAGCTGGATTTGTGA